A window of Castanea sativa cultivar Marrone di Chiusa Pesio chromosome 1, ASM4071231v1 contains these coding sequences:
- the LOC142624690 gene encoding uncharacterized protein LOC142624690 codes for MTAGSSKKARKTYLRMVQNIQMTSSAPKMSRIDNPSIGFLEEDARRLHHPHDDALVVTIQAGDYNIHRVLVDNGSSADILYYPAFQQMGIERERLVPTNTPLVGFGGTRVFPLGVVTLAITIGDYPQRITRNVAFLVVDCSSAYNAIIGPTLNSWKAVTSTYHLMIKFPTDYGVGELRGDQVAARECFVAMMEMDDHLQAMNIKERGDEAR; via the coding sequence aTGACCGCCGGATCATCGaagaaagcccgaaagacatacCTCAGAATGGTTCAGAACATCCAGATGACGAGTTCCGCACCCAAAATGTCGCGGATTGACAATCCCTCCATTGGATTCTTAGAAGAAGATGCACGGCGTCTTCACCATCCCCATGATGACGCGCTGGTCGTCACCATACAGGCAGGAGACTATAACATACACCGAGTCCTCGTCGACAACGGCAGTTCAGcagacatcctctactaccccgctttccagcaaatggggattgaaAGGGAGCGACTAGTTCCGACTAACACCCCGCTCGTCGGCTTTGGAGGAACGAGAGTATTTCCACTTGGTGTCGTCACTTTGGCAATAACcattggagactacccacaacGGATCACCAGGAATGTAGCATTCCTTGTAGTCGATTGCTCATCAGCCTACAACGCCATCATAGGACCAACCCTCAACTCGTGGAAGGCTGTAACCTCAACCTAccatttaatgataaaattccctactgattATGGAGTAGGAGAGTTGAGAGGAGATCAAGTAGCCGCACGCGAATGTTTCGtagccatgatggagatggacgacCACCTTCAGGCCATGAACATAAAGGAACGTGGCGATGAAGCCCGTTGA
- the LOC142624692 gene encoding uncharacterized protein LOC142624692 — translation MALWSIELSEFDIQYHPRTAIKGQAIVDFIAEFASAEDEGAENPQWSIFTDWSSNKKAGGVGIVLISLEGDEIECMIRLNFPTTNNEAEYEALIASLDLAKAVEAMNVVIHCDSQVITSQVNGKYECKGEKMKKYWEQAKRRVDELETKIVQIPRGENEQADRLAKTASAESMITLDKVLSFIQPSPLIDVVNIQEIGSENNWTTPLISYLKDGTLPDGKEAARKLKVQSARFVVMKDVLYKRGFSRPYLRCLGPKEADYVMREVHEGIYGNHSGSRSLVHKLIRAGYYWPTMQNDTQTWLEGANGIWLEELPSVLWAYRTTVRTPTGETPFQLTYGSEEVIPAEIGLTSYRVDNHNEGRNDEELRLQLDLVD, via the exons ATGGCATTATGGTCAATAGAGTTGAGCGAGTTTGACATACAGTATCACCCTCGCAccgccatcaagggacaagcgATCGTCGACTTCATTGCAGAGTTCGCCAGTGCAGAAGACGAGGGGGCAGAAAATCCCCAATGGAGCATTTTTACAGATTGGTCGTCCAATAAGAAGGCTGGTGGAGTAGGGATTGTACTTATATCTCTAGAAGGCGATGAGATCGAATGTATGATTCGTCTCAATTTCCCTACAactaataatgaagctgagtacgaagctTTGATAGCAAGTTTAGACCTCGCCAAGGCTGTAGAAGCCATGAACGTGGTTATTCACTGCGACTCCCAGGTCATCACAAGCCAAGTGAACGGCAAGTATGAGTGCAAGGGCGAAAAGATGAagaagtactgggagcaagCGAAGAGAAGGGTAGATGAGCTGGAGACCAAGATAGTCCAAATcccaagaggagaaaacgagCAGGCCGACCGTCTTGCCAAAACCGCGTCTGCAGAGTCTATGATCACCCTCGACAAGGTACTCTCTTTTATTCAGCCTTCACCACTAATAGACGTTGTCAATATACAGGAGattggttccgaaaacaattggaccacccCCTTGATCTCCTACTTAAAAGATGGCACGCTGCCTGACGGGAAGGAGGCCGCAAGAAAGCTGAAGGTCCAGTCAGCACGGTTTGTCGTGATGAAGGACGTCCTGTATAAGAGGGGCTTCTCTCGACCGTACTTGAGATGTTTAGGCCCCAAAGAAGCagactatgtcatgagagaagtacacgaggggatataCGGCAACCACTCAGGGTCGCGGTCATTGGTACATAAGTTGATTCGGGCCggatactactggccgacaatgcaaaatgaCACCCAG ACctggcttgagggggcaaatgGCATATGGCTTGAGGAGCTGCCCAGCGTACTATGGGCATACAGAACGACGGTAAGGACTCCTACGGGAGAAACTCCGTTCCAGCTAACATACGGGAGTGAAGAGGTCATCCCAGCCGAGATTGGCCTCACGAGTTACAGGGTGGACAATCACAACGAGGGAAGAAATGACGAAGAACTACGTCTACAGCTTGATCTAGTTGACTAG
- the LOC142641604 gene encoding putative GABA transporter 2, producing MAQPPRTDPFAQNLRDQDAGAAFVLQSKGEWWHAGFHLTTAIVGPTILTLPYAFRGLGWGLGCFCLTAMAIVTFYSYCLMSKVLEHCEKAGRRHIRFRELAADVLGSGWMFYFVILIQTAINTGIGIGAILLAGQCLEILYSNLSPNGPLKLYHFIAMVTLVMIILSQFPTFHSLRHINFGSLLLSLGYTFLVVGACIHAGTSKNAPPRDYSLESKMTTKVFSAFTSISIFASIFGNGILPEIQATLAPPATGKMVKGLQMCYAVIFVTFYSAAVSGYWVFGNKANSNILNSLLPDKGPSLAPTWVIGLAVIFVLLQLFAIGLVYSQVAYEIMEKKSADVKQGMFSKRNLIPRIILRTLYVIFCGFVAAMLPFFGDINAVVGAIGFIPLDFVLPMLLYNMTFKPPKSSFTYWINMSIIVVFTGAGLMGSFSSIRQLILDASKFKLFSSNVVG from the exons ATGGCACAGCCTCCTCGAACGGACCCATTTGCCCAAAACCTTCGAGATCAGGACGCCGGTGCCGCCTTCGTCCTCCAATCAAAAG GGGAATGGTGGCATGCGGGGTTTCATTTGACGACAGCGATAGTGGGGCCCACGATACTAACGTTGCCATATGCGTTCAGAGGATTAGGTTGGGGCCTAGGTTGCTTTTGTTTAACGGCGATGGCCATCGTCACCTTCTATTCCTATTGCTTGATGTCTAAGGTGCTGGAACACTGTGAGAAAGCTGGTCGCCGCCACATCAGATTCCGTGAACTCGCCGCTGACGTCTTAG GGTCGGGATGGATGTTTTATTTTGTGATATTAATCCAAACGGCTATCAACACTGGAATTGGAATAGGAGCAATTTTGCTGGCAGGACAATGCCTTGAG ATCCTGTATTCGAATCTTTCCCCCAATGGGCCCTTGAAGTTGTACCACTTCATAGCAATGGTGACACTTGTAATGATAATTCTCTCTCAGTTTCCTACCTTTCATTCTCTCAGACACATCAATTTTGGTTCACTTCTTCTCAGCTTGGGCTACACTTTCCTTGTCGTTGGTGCTTGTATACATGCAG GTACCTCAAAAAATGCCCCTCCAAGGGACTACTCTTTAGAATCTAAAATGACAACAAAGGTTTTCAGTGCCTTTACTTCTATATCTATATTTGCTTCCATTTTTGGAAATGGGATACTACCTGAAATACAA GCAACTCTTGCTCCACCTGCCACTGGGAAGATGGTAAAAGGGCTTCAGATGTGTTATGCAGTAATTTTTGTTACCTTCTACTCGGCTGCAGTGTCTGGATATTGGGTGTTTGGAAACAAAGCTAATTCAAATATTCTCAATAGCTTATTACCGGATAAAGGTCCTTCTTTGGCTCCAACATGGGTTATTGGCCTTGCTGTGATCTTTGTTCTCCTGCAGCTCTTTGCCATTGGCCTG GTTTATTCTCAAGTTGCTTATGAGatcatggaaaaaaaatcagctgATGTAAAACAAGGGATGTTTTCTAAAAGGAACCTTATTCCTCGGATAATTCTTCGGACGCTGTATGTGATATTCTGCGGATTTGTTGCAGCAATGCTTCCTTTCTTTGGAGATATTAATGCTGTTGTAGGAGCAATTGGCTTCATCCCTCTGGATTTCGTCCTCCCAATGCTACTCTACAACATGACTTTCAAGCCTCCAAAATCATCTTTCACCTATTGGATCAATATGTCTATTATTGTTGTCTTCACAGGTGCAGGACTCATGGGCTCGTTCTCTTCAATAAGGCAATTGATTCTTGATGCCAGCAAATTTAAGCTCTTTAGCAGTAATGTGGTTGGTTAA
- the LOC142635388 gene encoding high mobility group B protein 6-like encodes MAETVAVMPIDTVPTKKRSTRRALKEKTPSTNEVNILAGKVSLSPVPPPPANDPEKENHESLSQPRTSPKKGKARASKKQTKQQQKQQPEQDSFEKDLLEMQEKLQKLRLEKEKTEELLKAKDEILKQKEEELETRGRQQEKLQTELKKLQKLKEFKPTVAFPVGQSLRDNEQDKKEKKKKACSERKRPSAPYILWCKDQWVEIKKENPEAEFKDISNILGAKWKNVTAEEKKPYEEKYQAEKEAYLQVIAKEKRETEAMKLLEEDHKQKTAMELLEQYLQFKQESEKENKKTKKEKDPLKPKHPMSAFFVFTNERRAALHAEKKSVSEIAKITGEEWKNMTEEQKGPYEEIAKKNKEKYLQEMEAYNQMKDEETASLRKEEEEQMKLQKQEALQLLKKKEKTENIIKKTKVDRQKKKQEKEEKKNSDPNKPKRPASSFILFSKDARKTLLEERQGINNSTLNALISVKWKELSEEEKKAWNDKAAEAMEAYKKELEEYNKSVASTLGKVDS; translated from the exons ATGGCTGAGACCGTAGCCGTGATGCCCATCGACACAGTCCCTACAAAGAAAAGGAGCACCAGGAGGGCACTGAAGGAGAAAACCCCATCAACCAACGAGGTCAACATCTTAGCCGGAAAGGTCTCTCTCAGCCCGGTTCCACCACCACCTGCCAATGACCCGGAAAAAGAGAACCACGAGAGCCTCTCTCAGCCACGGACCTCGCCAAAGAAAGGCAAAGCGAGAGCCTCAAAGAAACAGACAAAACAGCAGCAGAAGCAACAACCGGAGCAAGATTCTTTTGAGAAGGACTTGCTGGAAATGCAAGAGAAGCTACAGAAGTTAAGGCTTGAAAAGGAGAAGACTGAGGAGCTCTTGAAGGCCAAAGATGAGATTTTGAAGCAGAAGGAGGAAGAGCTTGAGACTAGAGGCCGTCAGCAGGAGAAGCTTCAGACTGAATTGAAGAAGTTACAGAAGTTGAAGGAGTTCAAACCCACAGTG GCTTTCCCCGTTGGTCAATCTCTGAGAGACAATGAACAAgacaagaaagagaagaagaagaaggcatgCTCTGAAAGGAAAAGGCCTTCTGCACCTTACATTCTATGGTGCAAAGATCAATGGGTTGAG ATCAAAAAAGAGAATCCAGAGGCAGAGTTCAAAGACATCTCAAACATTTTGGGGGCAAAATGGAAGAATGTTACTGCAGAAGAGAAGAAGCCCTATGAGGAAAAGTATCAGGCAGAAAAGGAAGCTTATTTGCAGGTAATTGCTAAGGAGAAGCGTGAGACCGAAGCAATGAAGCTCTTAGAGGAGGATCACAAACAGAAGACTGCTATGGAATTACTTGAACAGTATCTCCAGTTCAAACAAGaatcagaaaaagaaaacaagaagacCAA GAAAGAAAAGGATCCATTGAAACCTAAGCATCCCATGTCAGCATTTTTTGTGTTCACAAATGAGAGGCGGGCCGCTTTACATGCAGAGAAAAAGAGTGTTTCAGAG ATTGCAAAGATCACTGGTGAAGAGTGGAAAAACATGACAGAAGAACAGAAAGGCCCTTATGAAGAG ATTGCAAAGAAGAACAAGGAGAAGTATTTGCAAGAAATGGAGGCTTACAATCAAATGAAGGATGAAGAAACTGCCAGTCTCagaaaggaagaggaagagcaGATGAAACTTCAGAAGCAAGAGGCCTTGCAGCTTCtcaagaagaaggagaaaactgaaaatataatCAAG AAAACGAAAGTGGATCGccagaagaagaagcaagagaaggaagaaaagaagaattctGACCCTAACAAGCCTAAAAGGCCTGCATCCTCATTCATTTTATTCAG CAAAGATGCAAGGAAGACTTTATTGGAGGAGAGACAAGGGATCAACAACTCTACCCTCAATGCACTAATTTCAGTGAAGTGGAAG GAACTGAgcgaagaagagaaaaaagcttGGAATGACAAAGCTGCTGAAGCTATGGAGGCGTACAAGAAGGAGTTGGAGGAGTACAACAAATCTGTTGCTTCAACCTTGGGGAAAGTAGATAGTTGA